One genomic segment of Streptomyces liangshanensis includes these proteins:
- a CDS encoding lysophospholipid acyltransferase family protein, with product MADAKVIPFGDEPRRRGPGGRPKQGKDGAGKRGHGAAGSGPGAGAGTGAGQGRKPGPLTPVPEPEASVPGGLPDDDDPLGGLSGTAAAAAGAEADDAVRAAGGGPEGAAGGGTGAGGGAAGAEAGDGADGGRSGWERRIAGGLAFLRRRVTGDYEIDEFGYDKELTDQVLMSLIRPIYENYFRVDVKGIENIPSEGGALVVANHSGTLPLDGLMMQVAVHDNHPGDRHLRLLAADLVFMLPVVNELARKAGHTLACAEDAERLLERGEVVGVMPEGFKGIGKPFGDRYKLQRFGRGGFVSTALRAGVPIVPCSIVGAEEIYPMVGNSKTLARLLGIPYFPLTPTFPWLGPLGALPLPTKWTIQFGEPIPTDGYPPEAAEDPMLMFNLTDQVREQIQHTLYKLLVQRRSVFF from the coding sequence ATGGCCGATGCCAAGGTGATTCCTTTCGGCGACGAGCCGAGGAGGCGGGGGCCGGGCGGCCGTCCCAAGCAGGGTAAGGACGGGGCGGGGAAGCGCGGGCACGGCGCCGCCGGTTCCGGGCCGGGTGCGGGTGCGGGTACGGGAGCGGGGCAGGGGCGCAAGCCGGGTCCGCTGACGCCCGTACCGGAGCCGGAGGCTTCCGTGCCGGGTGGCCTGCCGGACGACGACGATCCGCTGGGCGGGCTGTCGGGGACGGCGGCCGCGGCGGCGGGGGCCGAGGCGGACGACGCGGTGCGGGCGGCGGGCGGTGGCCCCGAGGGGGCGGCCGGCGGCGGTACGGGCGCGGGCGGCGGCGCGGCGGGCGCGGAGGCCGGGGACGGCGCGGACGGTGGGCGGAGCGGCTGGGAGCGGCGGATCGCGGGCGGTCTCGCGTTCCTGCGCCGCCGGGTCACCGGGGACTACGAGATCGACGAGTTCGGGTACGACAAGGAGCTGACCGATCAGGTCCTGATGTCGTTGATCCGGCCGATCTACGAGAACTACTTCCGGGTCGACGTGAAGGGCATCGAGAACATCCCGTCGGAGGGCGGGGCGCTCGTGGTGGCCAACCACTCGGGGACCCTGCCGCTGGACGGGCTGATGATGCAGGTCGCCGTCCACGACAACCATCCCGGGGACCGGCATCTGCGGCTCCTGGCGGCGGATCTGGTGTTCATGCTGCCGGTGGTCAACGAGCTGGCGCGGAAGGCCGGGCACACGCTGGCGTGCGCGGAGGACGCGGAGCGGCTGTTGGAGCGGGGCGAGGTCGTCGGGGTGATGCCGGAGGGCTTCAAGGGCATCGGGAAGCCGTTCGGCGACCGGTACAAGCTCCAGCGGTTCGGCCGGGGCGGGTTCGTGTCGACGGCGCTGCGGGCGGGGGTGCCGATCGTGCCGTGCTCGATCGTCGGGGCGGAGGAGATCTACCCGATGGTCGGGAACTCGAAGACGCTGGCGCGGCTGCTGGGCATCCCGTACTTCCCGCTGACGCCGACGTTTCCGTGGCTGGGGCCGTTGGGGGCGCTGCCGCTGCCGACGAAGTGGACGATCCAGTTCGGGGAGCCGATCCCGACGGACGGGTATCCGCCGGAGGCGGCGGAGGACCCGATGCTGATGTTCAACCTGACGGATCAGGTGCGGGAGCAGATCCAGCACACGCTGTACAAGCTGTTGGTGCAGCGGCGGTCGGTGTTCTTCTGA